Proteins encoded in a region of the Streptomyces sp. NBC_00258 genome:
- a CDS encoding TIM barrel protein, whose amino-acid sequence MFTLAVCAEMVFRDLPIPERARRVHDAGFQVEIWDWTRHDLDALARTPAEFSSMTGYIRGSLTDEDGAAELLRTAEESVRAAERLVCPRLNLHGTGLDGEGLPVVPVTGEPTGEMWIAAHRTLTRLAELGESAGITFTLENLNTAVDHPGVPFAKAADTMALVGAVDRPGLRMNLDLYHAQIGEGNLVELVRRAHGLGLIGEIQVADVPGRCEPGTGEINYPAVASALVDLGYEGTVAMEAWASTDSDLALERFRSAFTP is encoded by the coding sequence ATGTTCACGTTGGCGGTCTGTGCCGAGATGGTCTTCCGGGACCTGCCGATACCCGAGCGGGCACGGCGCGTTCACGACGCCGGATTCCAGGTCGAGATCTGGGACTGGACGCGGCACGATCTCGACGCCCTGGCCCGGACCCCGGCCGAGTTCTCCTCGATGACCGGTTACATCCGCGGCAGCCTCACCGACGAGGACGGGGCCGCCGAACTCCTGCGTACCGCCGAGGAGTCGGTGCGGGCGGCCGAGCGGCTGGTCTGCCCCCGGCTGAACCTCCACGGCACCGGCCTGGACGGCGAAGGTCTGCCCGTGGTGCCGGTGACCGGCGAGCCCACCGGGGAGATGTGGATCGCCGCCCACCGCACGCTCACCCGCCTCGCCGAGCTGGGCGAGAGTGCGGGGATCACCTTCACCCTGGAGAACCTCAACACCGCCGTGGACCACCCCGGGGTGCCGTTCGCCAAGGCCGCCGACACTATGGCCCTGGTCGGCGCCGTGGACCGTCCCGGGCTGCGGATGAACCTCGACCTCTACCACGCGCAGATCGGCGAGGGGAACCTCGTCGAACTGGTCCGCCGGGCCCACGGCCTCGGCCTGATCGGCGAGATCCAGGTCGCCGACGTACCCGGCCGCTGCGAGCCCGGGACGGGGGAGATCAACTACCCGGCCGTCGCGAGTGCCCTCGTGGACCTCGGCTACGAGGGCACGGTCGCCATGGAGGCATGGGCTTCCACCGACAGCGACCTCGCTCTGGAGCGGTTCCGCTCGGCCTTCACGCCCTGA
- the fusA gene encoding elongation factor G, with product MRTEPHRNPVNPLTAVRNLGILAHVDAGKTTVTERILYVTGTTHKRGEVHDGTTVTDFDSQERDRGITIFAAAVSCGWDGHRINLIDTPGHVDFSDEVARSLRVLDGAIAVFDAVAGVEPQSESVWRQADRYGVPRIAFVNKLDRAGADLDAAVESIRQRLHPAPLVVQLPIGAEDGFGGVVDLLRMRALVWADGRDSVEERPVPDALADEARRRRRVLEEAVAELHPGALEEFCAESAVSARTLEGALRDLTRTGDGVVVLCGSAYRNRGIEPLLDAVVAYLPSPLDVPAVRGVHGRDGGEEERTADPAAPFAALAFKVNATPTGRLTCLRVYSGTIRKGETVTVWDAGAPRTERIGRILRVQADRHAQLDRAVAGDIVAVVGLKTARAGATLCAPGAPLVLEPPTTAEPVVSVAVEARARTDTDRLVSALTRLVEEDPSLVVRTDPETGQTLLSGMGELHLEVAVEKIRRAHGLDVRVGRPKVAYRETVVRGVTGHVHRHVKQDGGAGQFAHVVLDVEPLPGSSDAAGDSATGFGFRSVVVGGRVPQEYVRAVEAGCRDALGEGPLGGHPVTGLRVVLTDGATHSKDSSEMAFRTAGRQALREALRACAMVLLEPVVEVTVTVPEDFVGGVLGDLAARRGRVTDSTTRGGAGTGAGTAVITATVPLAELFGYATRLRSRTQGRGVFTTRPTGYAPAPASVSAAASASASASAPSSASDGTPGR from the coding sequence GTGCGTACCGAACCTCACCGAAATCCCGTCAACCCGCTGACCGCCGTCCGTAATCTGGGCATCCTCGCCCACGTCGACGCCGGGAAGACCACGGTCACCGAGCGGATCCTGTATGTCACCGGGACCACGCACAAGCGGGGCGAGGTCCATGACGGCACGACCGTCACGGACTTCGATTCCCAGGAGCGCGACCGTGGGATCACCATCTTCGCCGCGGCCGTGAGTTGTGGCTGGGACGGGCATCGGATCAACCTCATCGACACTCCGGGACACGTCGACTTCTCCGACGAGGTCGCGCGTTCGCTGCGGGTGCTCGACGGGGCGATCGCGGTGTTCGACGCCGTCGCGGGGGTCGAGCCGCAGAGCGAGTCCGTATGGCGGCAGGCCGACCGGTACGGGGTTCCGCGCATCGCCTTCGTCAACAAGCTGGACCGGGCCGGTGCCGACCTCGACGCGGCGGTCGAGTCGATCCGCCAGCGGCTGCACCCGGCCCCGCTGGTCGTGCAGCTGCCGATCGGCGCCGAGGACGGATTCGGCGGGGTCGTCGACCTGCTGCGTATGCGGGCGCTGGTCTGGGCCGACGGCCGTGACTCGGTCGAGGAGAGGCCCGTACCCGACGCTCTGGCGGACGAGGCCCGGCGGCGGCGCCGGGTGCTGGAAGAAGCGGTTGCCGAACTCCATCCCGGCGCGCTGGAGGAGTTCTGCGCGGAGTCCGCCGTCTCCGCGCGGACCCTCGAAGGCGCGCTGCGCGACCTGACCCGTACCGGTGACGGCGTGGTCGTGCTGTGCGGCTCTGCCTACCGCAACCGGGGGATCGAGCCGCTGCTGGACGCCGTGGTGGCCTATCTGCCCTCACCGTTGGACGTACCAGCCGTGCGCGGTGTCCATGGCCGGGACGGCGGGGAGGAGGAGCGGACCGCCGACCCCGCGGCGCCGTTCGCGGCACTGGCGTTCAAGGTGAACGCCACCCCCACCGGGCGGCTGACCTGTCTGCGTGTGTACTCGGGAACGATCCGGAAGGGAGAGACCGTGACCGTGTGGGACGCCGGCGCGCCGCGCACCGAGCGGATCGGGCGGATCCTGCGCGTCCAGGCCGACCGGCACGCCCAGTTGGACCGGGCGGTGGCCGGGGACATCGTCGCGGTGGTCGGGCTGAAGACCGCCCGCGCCGGTGCGACCCTGTGCGCGCCCGGGGCTCCGCTGGTCCTCGAACCGCCGACCACGGCCGAACCGGTCGTCTCCGTGGCGGTCGAGGCCCGTGCCCGCACGGACACGGACCGCCTGGTGTCGGCGTTGACACGACTGGTCGAGGAGGACCCCTCGCTGGTCGTCCGGACCGACCCCGAAACCGGACAGACACTGCTGTCCGGCATGGGCGAACTGCATCTGGAGGTGGCGGTGGAGAAGATCCGGCGCGCCCACGGGCTGGACGTCCGGGTCGGCCGGCCGAAGGTGGCGTACCGCGAGACGGTCGTACGCGGGGTCACCGGACACGTCCACCGGCACGTCAAACAGGACGGTGGCGCGGGGCAGTTCGCGCATGTCGTCCTCGACGTGGAACCGCTGCCGGGCTCCTCGGACGCGGCCGGTGACAGTGCGACGGGCTTCGGGTTCCGGTCGGTCGTCGTCGGCGGACGGGTACCGCAGGAGTACGTGCGGGCGGTGGAGGCCGGTTGCCGGGACGCGCTGGGTGAAGGGCCGCTCGGCGGTCATCCGGTGACCGGGCTGCGTGTGGTCCTGACCGACGGCGCGACCCATTCGAAGGACTCTTCGGAGATGGCGTTCCGGACGGCCGGACGGCAGGCGCTCCGGGAGGCACTGCGCGCCTGCGCGATGGTCCTCCTGGAACCGGTGGTCGAGGTCACCGTCACCGTGCCCGAGGACTTCGTGGGCGGGGTGCTCGGCGATCTGGCTGCGCGGCGCGGACGGGTCACCGACTCGACCACGCGCGGGGGAGCGGGCACGGGAGCGGGCACGGCGGTGATCACCGCCACCGTGCCGCTGGCCGAGCTGTTCGGCTACGCGACCCGGCTGCGCAGCCGGACGCAGGGCCGGGGAGTCTTCACCACCCGGCCGACCGGTTACGCCCCGGCTCCGGCATCGGTGTCGGCGGCGGCTTCGGCTTCGGCTTCGGCTTCGGCACCGAGCTCGGCGTCCGACGGGACACCTGGCCGGTAG
- a CDS encoding DUF952 domain-containing protein: MIYHAVTLGDWTARPDQPYAPASLAEDGFVHCSPDETTTLAVVNAFYRDAPRPLLALLLDEDRLAARCEWEAADPTPPPGVDEGVLFPHVFGPLNRDAVERVLEIRWDEEGRATGLKDLN; the protein is encoded by the coding sequence ATGATCTACCACGCTGTGACGCTCGGTGACTGGACCGCCCGTCCCGACCAGCCGTACGCCCCCGCCTCCCTCGCGGAGGACGGTTTCGTCCACTGCTCCCCCGACGAGACGACCACGCTGGCCGTCGTCAACGCCTTCTACCGGGACGCGCCGAGGCCTTTGCTGGCGCTGCTCCTCGACGAGGACCGGCTCGCCGCGAGGTGCGAATGGGAGGCGGCGGATCCCACCCCGCCGCCGGGGGTCGACGAAGGTGTGCTGTTCCCCCACGTGTTCGGCCCCCTCAACCGCGACGCCGTCGAGCGCGTCCTGGAGATCCGGTGGGACGAGGAAGGCCGGGCGACAGGTCTGAAGGACCTGAACTGA
- a CDS encoding vanadium-dependent haloperoxidase: protein MAAGTLFRLAVGFATSMAVTTSTALVGTAHADPRPAAADPAVITEWNAVAVRTIFTEAQQAPPVGQLYLGFVSIAVHDAVAAVDGRYAPYAKQPRAHRHASPQAAAATAAHQVLSHYFPASEQALGSDYAASLAKIPEGVGKTHGIRAGKAAAATLVRLRTGDGRNADVTLNVTPAPGVWRPTPPAFAPMAVPWLGFVRPLLLKSPTQIRLPGPDALNSKAYARDVAEVEATGAASGSTRTPAQTETAMFWNDNVPRQYQTALRDLAARRHLGMDDSARMFALLNATAADSAIACWRGKYDDAYWRPVTAIRLADTDGNPATTPDPAWSPLVATPPYPEYPSGHACLTGPITAGLSHLFGARHIDLTVDSAVTGTTRHYTTANALTQETMNARIWLGFHFRKAMTDGSQLGRAVTRWSVVRYFQPVGR from the coding sequence ATGGCTGCCGGAACGCTCTTCCGACTGGCCGTCGGATTCGCCACGTCGATGGCGGTCACGACGTCGACCGCGCTGGTGGGCACCGCGCATGCGGATCCGCGCCCGGCCGCCGCGGATCCGGCGGTGATCACGGAGTGGAACGCCGTCGCGGTGCGGACGATCTTCACGGAGGCTCAGCAGGCGCCGCCGGTGGGGCAGTTGTACCTGGGCTTCGTCTCGATCGCCGTGCACGACGCGGTGGCGGCCGTCGACGGCAGGTACGCACCGTACGCGAAGCAGCCGCGCGCCCACCGGCACGCGTCTCCGCAGGCCGCCGCGGCGACGGCCGCCCACCAGGTCCTCAGCCACTACTTCCCGGCGTCCGAGCAGGCGCTCGGCTCCGACTACGCCGCGTCGCTCGCGAAGATCCCCGAAGGCGTCGGCAAGACACACGGCATCCGGGCGGGGAAGGCGGCCGCCGCCACCCTCGTACGGCTGCGTACGGGCGACGGCCGCAACGCCGACGTGACGCTGAACGTGACTCCCGCGCCCGGCGTGTGGCGTCCGACGCCGCCCGCGTTCGCGCCGATGGCCGTGCCCTGGCTCGGATTCGTACGGCCGCTGCTGCTCAAGTCGCCGACCCAGATCCGGCTCCCCGGCCCCGACGCCCTGAACAGCAAGGCGTACGCACGGGACGTCGCCGAGGTCGAGGCGACGGGCGCGGCTTCCGGCAGTACGCGGACACCCGCGCAGACCGAGACCGCCATGTTCTGGAACGACAACGTGCCCCGCCAGTACCAGACCGCGCTCCGGGACCTGGCCGCCCGTCGCCATCTCGGCATGGACGACAGCGCGCGGATGTTCGCCCTCCTCAACGCGACCGCCGCGGACTCGGCCATCGCCTGCTGGCGCGGCAAGTACGACGATGCCTACTGGCGGCCGGTCACGGCGATCCGGCTCGCCGACACCGACGGCAACCCGGCCACCACGCCCGACCCGGCGTGGAGCCCGCTGGTCGCGACGCCGCCCTATCCGGAGTACCCGAGCGGACATGCCTGTCTCACCGGCCCCATCACGGCCGGCCTCAGCCACCTGTTCGGGGCGCGTCACATCGACCTGACGGTGGACTCGGCCGTCACCGGCACGACCCGGCACTACACCACCGCGAACGCGCTGACCCAGGAGACGATGAACGCCAGGATCTGGCTGGGCTTCCACTTCCGCAAGGCGATGACCGACGGCAGCCAACTGGGCCGCGCGGTGACCCGTTGGTCGGTGGTGCGCTACTTCCAGCCCGTCGGCCGGTGA
- a CDS encoding PPOX class F420-dependent oxidoreductase, protein MSKPPLPEAVVAMLRKPNPAVIATLRSDGQPVSAATWYLWDDGRVLVNMDEGRKRLDHIRNDPRVTLTVLDESGWYTHVTIIGRVVEIRDDEGLADIDRLATHYLGHEYSGRKRGRVSAWIEIDRWHGWGSHRDSNQPMG, encoded by the coding sequence GTGTCGAAGCCGCCGCTTCCCGAGGCCGTGGTCGCCATGCTGAGGAAGCCCAACCCCGCCGTCATCGCCACCCTCCGGTCCGACGGACAGCCGGTGTCCGCGGCCACCTGGTACCTCTGGGACGACGGGCGCGTGCTGGTCAACATGGACGAGGGCCGCAAGCGCCTCGACCACATCCGCAACGACCCGCGGGTCACCCTGACGGTGCTCGACGAGTCCGGCTGGTACACCCATGTGACCATCATCGGCCGTGTCGTCGAGATCCGTGACGACGAGGGCCTGGCCGACATCGACCGGCTGGCCACGCACTACCTGGGCCACGAGTACTCGGGCCGGAAGCGCGGCAGGGTCAGCGCGTGGATCGAGATCGACCGCTGGCACGGCTGGGGCAGCCACCGGGACAGCAACCAGCCGATGGGCTAG
- a CDS encoding DUF429 domain-containing protein: MGMERFIGIDLAWAHGGARAKPNETGVAAIDGRGVVIDCGWTRGVEETTEWLARTAVEGSTLLFVDAPLVVDNPAGQRPCERDVGRRYGRWKVSANSTNQASPRQAGVLLRTALQEDGWVYDDGRGGPPTDGLVMSECYPYTTLIGAPELGYDQERPRYKRQGRRPPQGWRVTRADTCDELIVRLAGLAETDPPLLLDSHPVSRQLMTEPSPERDAPYKHREDLIDALLCAWTAALWSRHGLARCQVLGTDSLAPPGHAPTIIAPARPEQRRGDGPN; encoded by the coding sequence ATGGGGATGGAGCGGTTCATCGGCATCGACCTCGCCTGGGCACACGGCGGAGCGCGTGCCAAGCCCAACGAGACCGGCGTGGCCGCCATCGACGGTCGCGGCGTGGTGATCGACTGCGGCTGGACGCGTGGGGTCGAGGAGACGACGGAGTGGCTTGCCAGGACAGCCGTCGAAGGATCGACGCTGCTCTTCGTCGACGCGCCGCTGGTCGTCGACAATCCGGCCGGCCAGCGGCCGTGCGAGCGTGACGTCGGCCGACGGTACGGGCGTTGGAAGGTGAGCGCGAACAGCACCAACCAGGCCTCTCCCCGCCAGGCCGGCGTCCTCCTGCGGACAGCCCTGCAGGAGGACGGCTGGGTCTACGACGACGGCAGGGGCGGGCCCCCGACCGACGGGCTGGTCATGTCCGAGTGCTATCCGTACACGACCCTGATCGGCGCCCCGGAGCTGGGCTACGACCAGGAACGCCCCAGGTACAAGAGGCAGGGACGGAGGCCGCCGCAGGGGTGGCGGGTGACGCGGGCGGACACGTGCGACGAACTGATCGTGCGTCTCGCGGGCCTCGCCGAGACCGATCCGCCGTTGCTCCTCGATTCCCACCCGGTCTCCCGGCAACTCATGACCGAGCCCTCACCGGAGCGGGACGCCCCCTACAAACACCGCGAAGACCTCATCGACGCACTGCTCTGCGCGTGGACGGCCGCACTGTGGTCCCGGCACGGCCTGGCACGCTGCCAGGTACTCGGAACGGACAGCCTCGCACCGCCCGGCCACGCCCCCACGATCATCGCCCCGGCCCGCCCGGAACAGCGGAGGGGCGACGGGCCGAACTGA
- a CDS encoding glycosyl hydrolase 115 family protein has translation MAAVGVAPLLPGLLPSPARAASGSPDRSGFALVRSGAAVDLFVDPADDPAVVRATGDLQADVQRVGGVRPQLLRTLPEKASLLVLVGTIGASPVIDRLVADRRLDVSRVKGRWEASVTQVVDRPLPGVERALVIAGSDRRGTVYGIYDTSERIGVSPWHWWADVPVEHRDTVTVPAGPLKRYEPSVRYRGIFVNDEQNLTTWSRRTQEPDKNIGPGTYRHVFELLLRLKANYLWPAMHPYSDFFNKHRENPELADHYGIVVGSSHPEAMLRNGVHEWDPWAKEHPAADGSLPVYDYTVNPTVISDYWRARARQNAGYESSWTLGMRGLHDTPLETRYATTVPEKVVVMNGIIADQRRLLAEEVGAAAEPQIFIPYKEVLELYNAGVQVPDDVTLIWPDDNHGNMRQLPDEAERRRPGGNGIYYHLSYWGRPKSYLWLDTSQLAKVWQELRRVYEHGAYRMWIFNVGDIKSIETGLSFSMDMAWDVDRLGADDVEDFLVEWAGRQFGQRHGREIAAIRTEYYRLVAELRPEFIARGLFSLIHHGDEAGRRMAAYDRLLERTRALGAKLPDAYRDAFYELVEYPVHGAYLMNLKFYWAERNALAIRQGRGAGVNRFADLSDATHAAEQAITRRYNTEVAGGKWNGIVNPYPSQIPQAPGRPSVTRIARQETSGLGVAAEGNETGTGRPLSFSSYTRDRRFVDVFNTGFLALDWTAEASHPWIRLSASGGAMTEQTRVWVEIDWERVPEGAHDARVTFTGAGKSFDVPLRVLNDGERARGRARGFVEAHGYVSIDAAHFERRVARGGARWRTVRGLGRRKAALEAVPSTAAPITDQLPTRSPELRYRVRFTSTGDFRVTVFRLPSLDERGHRRVAVALDDQPVTVLSGQAVATGNRGDAWARNVEDGIEKLTTTVTVTEPGEHVLRLFMVDPAIAVDQLVIDTGGLPASYLAPPESYHRSFDPDPVSGPGLEVPDALDQ, from the coding sequence ATGGCGGCCGTCGGGGTGGCCCCTCTGCTCCCCGGATTGCTGCCCTCGCCCGCCCGGGCCGCCTCCGGTTCACCGGACCGCTCCGGCTTCGCGCTGGTGCGGAGCGGCGCTGCCGTCGACCTGTTCGTGGACCCGGCGGACGACCCCGCCGTGGTCCGTGCGACCGGCGACCTGCAGGCGGACGTGCAGCGGGTAGGCGGAGTGCGGCCGCAACTGCTGCGCACTCTGCCGGAGAAGGCCTCGCTGCTGGTCCTGGTGGGCACGATCGGTGCGAGCCCGGTCATCGACCGGCTCGTCGCGGACCGGCGGCTGGACGTCTCCCGGGTGAAGGGCCGCTGGGAGGCGTCGGTGACCCAGGTCGTCGACCGCCCTCTGCCCGGGGTGGAACGCGCCCTGGTGATCGCCGGGAGCGACCGGCGCGGAACCGTCTACGGGATCTACGACACCTCCGAGCGCATCGGGGTCTCGCCATGGCACTGGTGGGCCGACGTCCCGGTCGAACACCGCGACACCGTGACGGTCCCGGCGGGTCCCCTGAAGCGGTACGAGCCGTCCGTCCGCTACCGGGGCATCTTCGTCAACGACGAGCAGAACCTCACCACTTGGTCCCGCCGGACCCAGGAACCGGACAAGAACATCGGCCCCGGGACCTACCGGCACGTCTTCGAGCTGCTGCTCCGCCTGAAGGCCAACTACCTCTGGCCGGCCATGCATCCGTACTCCGACTTCTTCAACAAGCACCGGGAGAACCCCGAACTGGCCGACCACTACGGCATCGTTGTCGGCTCCAGCCATCCCGAGGCCATGCTGCGCAACGGGGTTCACGAGTGGGATCCCTGGGCCAAGGAGCATCCGGCCGCGGACGGCAGCCTTCCGGTGTACGACTACACGGTGAACCCCACCGTCATCTCCGACTACTGGCGAGCGCGGGCGCGGCAGAACGCCGGTTACGAGAGCAGCTGGACGCTGGGGATGCGCGGCCTGCACGACACCCCGCTGGAGACGCGGTACGCCACCACCGTTCCGGAGAAGGTCGTGGTGATGAACGGCATCATCGCGGACCAGCGCCGCCTCCTGGCCGAGGAGGTGGGCGCCGCCGCCGAACCGCAGATCTTCATCCCGTACAAGGAGGTCCTGGAGCTCTACAACGCGGGTGTCCAGGTGCCCGACGACGTCACGCTGATCTGGCCGGACGACAACCACGGCAACATGCGCCAGCTGCCCGACGAGGCGGAGCGGCGGCGCCCGGGCGGCAACGGCATCTACTACCACCTCTCCTACTGGGGACGCCCCAAGAGCTATCTGTGGCTGGACACCTCCCAACTCGCCAAGGTCTGGCAGGAGTTGAGACGGGTGTACGAGCACGGCGCCTACCGTATGTGGATCTTCAACGTGGGAGACATCAAGTCGATCGAGACCGGGCTGTCCTTCTCCATGGACATGGCCTGGGACGTGGACCGCCTGGGCGCCGACGACGTGGAGGACTTCCTCGTCGAGTGGGCCGGGCGGCAGTTCGGGCAGCGCCACGGCCGGGAGATCGCCGCGATCCGCACCGAGTACTACCGGCTCGTGGCGGAGCTGCGTCCGGAGTTCATCGCCCGCGGCCTGTTCTCCCTGATCCACCACGGTGACGAGGCCGGCCGCCGGATGGCCGCGTACGACCGACTCCTGGAGCGGACCCGCGCGCTCGGGGCCAAACTGCCCGACGCCTACCGCGACGCCTTCTACGAGCTGGTCGAATACCCGGTGCACGGCGCGTACTTGATGAACCTGAAGTTCTACTGGGCGGAACGCAACGCGCTCGCGATCCGCCAGGGGCGCGGGGCCGGGGTGAACCGCTTCGCGGACCTGTCCGACGCCACCCACGCCGCGGAGCAGGCGATCACCAGGCGCTACAACACCGAGGTGGCCGGCGGAAAATGGAACGGGATCGTCAACCCGTACCCCTCGCAGATTCCCCAGGCGCCGGGCCGCCCGAGTGTCACCCGGATCGCCCGGCAGGAGACATCGGGGCTGGGGGTGGCGGCCGAGGGCAACGAGACGGGGACCGGGCGGCCCCTGTCCTTCTCCTCGTACACCCGGGACCGGCGCTTCGTCGACGTGTTCAACACCGGCTTCCTCGCACTGGACTGGACCGCCGAGGCGAGCCACCCCTGGATCCGGCTGAGCGCCTCCGGCGGCGCCATGACCGAGCAGACGCGGGTGTGGGTGGAGATCGACTGGGAGCGGGTGCCCGAGGGCGCACACGACGCGAGGGTGACCTTCACCGGCGCCGGGAAGAGCTTCGACGTACCCCTGCGGGTGCTCAACGACGGGGAACGGGCTCGCGGTCGGGCCCGTGGCTTCGTCGAGGCCCATGGGTACGTCTCGATCGACGCCGCGCACTTCGAGCGCCGGGTGGCGCGCGGCGGAGCCCGTTGGCGGACGGTACGCGGACTCGGTCGCCGCAAGGCCGCCCTGGAGGCGGTGCCGTCGACGGCGGCCCCGATCACGGATCAACTCCCCACCCGTTCGCCGGAGTTGCGCTACCGAGTGCGCTTCACCTCCACCGGGGACTTCCGGGTCACCGTCTTCCGTCTCCCCTCCCTCGACGAACGCGGCCATCGCCGTGTTGCCGTCGCCCTCGACGACCAGCCGGTCACCGTCCTGTCGGGACAGGCGGTCGCCACCGGCAACCGCGGCGACGCCTGGGCCCGCAACGTCGAGGACGGCATCGAGAAACTGACCACCACCGTGACCGTCACCGAACCCGGCGAGCACGTCCTGAGGCTCTTCATGGTCGACCCCGCGATCGCCGTGGACCAACTCGTCATCGACACCGGCGGACTGCCCGCAAGCTACCTCGCACCACCGGAGAGCTACCACCGATCCTTCGACCCCGATCCGGTGTCGGGGCCGGGCTTGGAGGTGCCGGACGCGCTGGACCAGTAG
- a CDS encoding Gfo/Idh/MocA family oxidoreductase, producing the protein MTTHQPLAVGLIGAGRMGSFHAETLARRLPGVRLAAVADPAPGAANQLADRLADHLGSPTAYTEIGELLADPRIEAVVISTPARTHADLVVAAARAGKAVYCEKPMAVTLAEADGAIAAARDAGVLLQVGFNRRHDPGFRAAHDKIAAGGIGTPQLLRSLTRDPKLNDPARIPPWTIFLETLIHDFDTLRFLNPGAEPVEVFAWADALVRPDFKDRGLLDTAVVTIRFDNGALATAEANFQAVYGYDVRGEVFGSAGMLTMGDIRRTHLTSYGPDGAAADCVTYDQDLFHDAYVAELADFADSVRAGRTPSATGEDARAALSIALAAVRSVTTGVPVGIAELKGE; encoded by the coding sequence ATGACCACACACCAGCCTCTCGCCGTCGGCCTCATCGGTGCCGGACGGATGGGCTCCTTCCACGCCGAGACGCTCGCCCGCCGCCTCCCCGGTGTCCGCCTCGCCGCGGTCGCCGACCCGGCGCCGGGCGCCGCGAACCAGCTGGCGGACCGGCTCGCGGACCACCTCGGCTCTCCAACGGCGTACACCGAGATCGGCGAACTCCTCGCCGACCCGCGGATCGAGGCGGTGGTGATCTCCACCCCGGCCCGCACCCACGCCGACCTGGTCGTAGCCGCGGCCCGGGCGGGCAAGGCGGTCTACTGTGAGAAGCCCATGGCCGTCACCCTCGCGGAGGCCGACGGGGCCATCGCCGCGGCCCGTGACGCGGGCGTGCTGCTCCAGGTCGGCTTCAACCGCCGCCACGATCCCGGATTCCGCGCCGCCCACGACAAGATTGCCGCCGGTGGCATCGGCACGCCCCAACTGCTGCGCTCCCTCACCCGGGACCCCAAGCTGAACGACCCGGCCCGCATCCCGCCGTGGACGATCTTCCTGGAGACCCTCATCCACGACTTCGACACCCTGCGGTTCCTCAACCCGGGTGCCGAACCGGTCGAGGTCTTCGCCTGGGCCGACGCCCTGGTCCGCCCCGACTTCAAGGACCGCGGCCTGCTCGACACCGCTGTGGTCACGATCCGGTTCGACAACGGCGCCCTCGCCACCGCCGAGGCCAACTTCCAGGCCGTGTACGGCTATGACGTGCGCGGAGAGGTCTTCGGCTCCGCCGGAATGCTCACCATGGGCGACATCCGCCGCACCCATCTCACCTCGTACGGCCCGGACGGCGCCGCCGCCGACTGCGTCACCTACGACCAGGACCTGTTCCACGACGCGTACGTCGCCGAACTCGCCGACTTCGCCGACAGCGTCCGTGCCGGGCGCACTCCCTCGGCCACTGGTGAGGACGCCCGGGCCGCACTGTCCATCGCGCTCGCGGCCGTCCGGTCGGTCACCACCGGCGTGCCCGTCGGTATCGCGGAACTCAAGGGTGAGTAA